One genomic region from Lysobacterales bacterium encodes:
- the aroB gene encoding 3-dehydroquinate synthase, protein MNPVRSLEVQLAQRSYPIHIGAGLLQNAALWRPLLPGRQVLVVSDDHVARRYLQRVRAGLDGLDHACLVLPPGEEEKTLARFGEAIDALAGLRANRDACVIALGGGVVGDLAGFAAACWMRGIAFVQMPTTLLAMVDSSVGGKTAVDLPQGKNLVGAFHQPRAVIADTDALATLPERELRAGLAEVVKYGAIFDSSFLDWLDAHAEALLARDADALAEAIVRSCRYKADVVARDETEQGERALLNFGHTFGHALETAGGYERFRHGEAVALGMVIAARLSARLGRAPQADAQRLADLLSRLGLPVRVPNGFEPAHLLQLMRLDKKTLSGRLRLILWQRAGAAEIVAGVDDEAILSALADSID, encoded by the coding sequence TTGAATCCCGTGCGCAGCCTTGAGGTCCAGCTCGCCCAGCGCAGCTATCCGATCCACATCGGCGCCGGCCTGCTGCAGAACGCAGCCCTGTGGCGGCCGCTGCTGCCCGGTCGACAGGTACTCGTGGTCAGCGACGACCACGTCGCGCGCCGCTACCTGCAGCGCGTGCGCGCCGGGCTCGACGGGCTTGACCATGCCTGCCTCGTGCTGCCGCCGGGCGAAGAGGAAAAGACCCTCGCGCGTTTCGGCGAGGCCATCGACGCGCTCGCCGGCCTGCGCGCGAATCGCGATGCCTGCGTGATCGCGCTTGGCGGCGGCGTGGTCGGCGATCTGGCTGGCTTCGCGGCGGCCTGCTGGATGCGCGGCATCGCCTTCGTGCAGATGCCCACCACCCTGCTGGCCATGGTCGATTCCTCGGTCGGCGGCAAGACCGCGGTCGACCTGCCGCAGGGCAAGAACTTGGTCGGCGCCTTTCATCAGCCGCGCGCCGTCATTGCCGACACAGACGCGCTTGCCACGCTGCCCGAACGCGAGCTTCGTGCGGGTCTTGCCGAGGTTGTGAAGTACGGCGCGATCTTCGACTCCAGCTTCCTCGACTGGCTCGATGCGCACGCCGAGGCTCTGCTGGCCCGCGATGCCGATGCGTTGGCGGAAGCCATCGTGCGCAGCTGTCGCTACAAGGCCGATGTGGTGGCGCGCGACGAGACTGAGCAGGGCGAGCGGGCCCTGCTGAACTTCGGCCACACCTTCGGCCACGCGCTGGAGACGGCCGGTGGCTACGAGCGCTTCCGCCACGGCGAAGCGGTGGCACTGGGGATGGTGATCGCCGCACGGCTGTCAGCTCGACTCGGCCGCGCGCCCCAGGCGGATGCGCAGCGCCTCGCCGACCTGCTCTCGCGCCTCGGTCTGCCCGTGCGCGTGCCGAACGGCTTCGAACCCGCGCATCTGCTGCAGTTGATGCGGCTGGACAAGAAAACGCTGTCCGGTCGGCTGCGCTTGATCCTGTGGCAGCGGGCAGGCGCGGCCGAGATCGTGGCGGGCGTTGACGATGAAGCCATCCTGTCAGCGCTTGCGGACAGCATCGACTGA
- a CDS encoding WGR domain-containing protein translates to MRIFLQQPPAAGEPTRYHKLTLEQDLLGSWWLHRESGQVGGRATAKREVYPGQIEALAAFEAARDAQLKRGFRITFSEGAEAPRR, encoded by the coding sequence ATGCGAATCTTCCTGCAGCAGCCGCCGGCCGCCGGCGAGCCCACCCGCTACCACAAGCTCACCCTCGAACAGGACCTGCTCGGCAGCTGGTGGCTGCACCGCGAGAGCGGCCAGGTCGGCGGTCGCGCCACCGCCAAGCGCGAGGTCTACCCTGGCCAGATCGAGGCACTTGCCGCCTTTGAAGCCGCCCGCGACGCCCAGCTGAAGCGCGGCTTCCGCATCACCTTTTCCGAAGGCGCGGAGGCGCCGCGTCGATGA
- a CDS encoding uroporphyrinogen decarboxylase: MTFEPLKNDRFLRALRREPVDCTPIWIMRQAGRYLPEYRDSRARAGSFLAMAKNPDFACEVTLQPLDRFPLDAAILFSDILTVPDAMGLGLYFAEGEGPKFERPVRSEADIAKLTVPDMAQDLGYVMDAVSLIRRELRGRVPLIGFSGSPWTLACYMVEGGGSDNFSKIKAMALNAPAALHRLLEVTTEAVIAYLAAQRAAGAQALQVFDTWGGVLSPRLYREFSLRYLKRIAEALDRGEGAERTPLILFGRGNGPYLAELADTGAEALGVDWLTDLSEARARTGGRVALQGNLDPCVLYAEPEVIRSEVAATLASYGEGPGHVFNLGHGVSPDMQPEHVAALVEAVHALSRKP, translated from the coding sequence ATGACATTCGAACCGCTGAAGAACGACCGCTTCCTGCGCGCGCTGCGGCGCGAGCCGGTGGACTGCACACCCATCTGGATCATGCGCCAGGCGGGCCGTTACCTGCCGGAGTACCGTGACAGTCGCGCCCGCGCCGGCAGCTTCCTGGCGATGGCCAAGAACCCGGACTTCGCCTGCGAAGTCACCCTGCAGCCGCTGGACCGCTTCCCGCTGGACGCGGCCATCCTGTTCTCCGACATCCTGACCGTGCCCGACGCGATGGGGCTGGGTCTGTACTTCGCCGAAGGCGAAGGCCCGAAGTTCGAGCGACCAGTGCGCAGCGAGGCCGACATTGCGAAGCTCACCGTGCCCGACATGGCGCAGGACCTGGGCTATGTCATGGACGCCGTGAGCCTGATCCGCCGTGAGCTGCGTGGGCGGGTGCCGCTGATCGGATTCTCCGGCAGCCCGTGGACCCTGGCTTGCTACATGGTGGAAGGCGGCGGCTCGGACAATTTCTCGAAGATCAAGGCGATGGCGCTGAATGCGCCAGCCGCCCTGCACCGCCTGCTGGAAGTCACCACCGAGGCGGTGATCGCCTACCTCGCCGCGCAGCGCGCGGCAGGCGCCCAGGCCCTGCAGGTCTTCGACACCTGGGGCGGGGTCTTGAGCCCGCGCCTGTACCGCGAGTTCTCGCTGCGCTACTTGAAGCGCATCGCCGAGGCCCTGGACCGCGGCGAAGGCGCCGAGCGCACCCCGCTGATCCTGTTCGGCCGCGGCAACGGCCCCTACCTCGCCGAGCTGGCGGACACCGGTGCCGAAGCCTTGGGCGTGGACTGGCTCACCGACCTGTCGGAAGCCCGCGCCCGCACTGGCGGCCGGGTGGCCCTGCAGGGCAACCTCGATCCCTGCGTGCTCTACGCCGAGCCCGAGGTCATCCGCAGCGAAGTGGCGGCAACGCTCGCCTCGTATGGCGAAGGCCCCGGGCACGTCTTCAACCTCGGCCACGGCGTTTCGCCAGACATGCAGCCCGAGCACGTGGCGGCGCTTGTGGAGGCAGTGCACGCGCTCAGCCGGAAGCCCTGA
- a CDS encoding response regulator, with protein sequence MRFPRCLCALALVSGFTAAAWAAPPLPETPLFDSFGTADGLPSSKIYTLAQDHEGFLWLGSIEGLARYDGVGFEVFRHASDDPESLPGNNAQALHVDRSGRLWVATEGGGISLMSSRRPVRFRHFNRSTDPRIEADDVFAISSAADGSLWFGGFRTGLYRMHVERGELEVFRHDPARADSLSDDTVLSLLHADDGTLWIGTAGGLCRHQGAGFDCHRPPSDSARGHWVWQLAERADGGLHVGSSDALWRFDLAETGPRFERWPGFPSANVLSILDEGDGHLWVGLTSGVQSLRGQDWIAAEVQPGQRWAFPGRMVMSILRDHEDGLWFASDGGGLARLPPAWRDFSVLRREPERGGSVPLSLAESRDGSLLVVGNAFEIEHLDLRTGAIRTLRSGDDLAPNRPRSVLERADGSLWLGLVDGLLIRFADGSEQRFGTTGEHAVPSGEIDHLLETPEGIWLGVVGGGLQLRDTQGRVLRSFGGPADGGALVETEHLARAPDGAIWWAGPGGLYRRPPEGGEFAAVPGSTRARVFGFAFQGRDELWLHHLTGLERHRWDGTALERIEGIGAKAGLPELESGGLLVLPEGEVWLTTGRGLFRYRPPRAGELAELRQFTERNGLPSSEFRTRQAPLRTREGYIAALTLGGVVVFDPARLRGPIKPSPLHWHAASVIRRGQRIELPDGPIQLRHGDRDLRIGLRLLSFADPGTHAYRFKLEGIDPGWIETGHVPERAYAQLPAGSFRLHVSAAGADGRWLPVQIRDIEVALPWWWTPAARLAYALLALLILMLSVAGYRRRLAARYRLRMAEQAQRLAQEASEAKGRFLATLGHEVRTPMAGLLGMNALLLASSLSPEQRRQAEAVRRSGQMMLRLVNEALDVARIEAGRLELLPQPVDLPVLLFEVAELQRPLALAKDLDFELTIEPAAALQVEVDPVRLQQILLNLLSNAIKFTRQGRVALTVSAAGAETDPLTRLRFEVRDTGPGLSESQLAGLFQPFAQADGERTAREHGGSGLGLSISRQLAEAMGGGVSATSQPGVGSCFALDLALPVRGPATATSAAVTPCAAPVPLALTVLLVEDHPDVAEALAGLMQAWGCRVQRAGHALAALPLLEAHAFDVAVLDIDLPGVDGFELASLLKGRVPRLVALTARADAASEVQAQRAGFDLFLRKPAEAEALRTALGAGV encoded by the coding sequence ATGCGCTTTCCGCGTTGCCTCTGTGCTTTGGCGCTTGTCTCGGGCTTCACCGCCGCCGCGTGGGCGGCGCCGCCGCTGCCGGAGACGCCGCTGTTCGACAGCTTCGGCACTGCCGACGGCCTGCCTTCGAGCAAGATCTACACGCTCGCGCAGGATCACGAAGGGTTTCTCTGGCTCGGCAGCATCGAAGGCCTGGCCCGCTACGACGGCGTCGGCTTCGAAGTGTTCCGGCATGCCTCGGACGACCCCGAGTCGCTGCCGGGCAACAATGCGCAGGCCCTGCATGTCGATCGCAGCGGCCGCCTCTGGGTGGCCACCGAGGGTGGGGGCATCAGTCTGATGAGCTCGCGCCGGCCGGTACGCTTTCGCCACTTCAACCGCAGCACCGATCCGCGCATCGAGGCCGATGATGTGTTCGCGATCAGCAGTGCGGCCGACGGCAGCCTGTGGTTCGGCGGGTTTCGAACGGGCCTGTATCGCATGCATGTCGAGCGCGGCGAGCTGGAGGTGTTCCGCCATGATCCGGCGCGCGCCGACAGCCTCAGCGACGACACCGTGCTTTCGCTGCTGCACGCGGACGACGGCACGCTGTGGATCGGTACGGCCGGCGGGCTGTGTCGGCACCAGGGCGCGGGCTTCGACTGCCATCGGCCACCCTCCGACTCCGCGCGCGGCCACTGGGTGTGGCAGCTTGCCGAGCGCGCCGACGGTGGCCTGCACGTGGGCAGCTCCGATGCGCTGTGGCGCTTCGATCTCGCTGAGACTGGCCCACGCTTCGAGCGTTGGCCCGGATTTCCGAGCGCCAACGTGCTGTCGATCCTCGACGAAGGCGACGGCCATCTGTGGGTGGGGCTGACATCTGGCGTGCAGAGCCTGCGCGGGCAGGACTGGATCGCCGCCGAAGTGCAGCCTGGCCAGCGCTGGGCGTTCCCCGGGCGCATGGTGATGTCGATCCTGCGCGACCACGAAGACGGACTGTGGTTCGCCTCCGACGGTGGTGGCCTGGCGCGCCTGCCGCCGGCCTGGCGCGATTTCAGCGTGCTGCGCCGCGAGCCCGAGCGCGGCGGTTCGGTGCCGCTCAGCCTCGCCGAGTCGCGCGACGGCAGCCTGCTGGTGGTCGGCAACGCCTTCGAGATCGAACACCTTGACCTGCGCACGGGCGCGATTCGCACGCTGCGCTCAGGCGATGATCTGGCTCCGAACCGTCCGCGCTCGGTGCTGGAGCGCGCCGACGGCAGCCTGTGGCTGGGCTTGGTGGATGGGCTCCTGATCCGCTTTGCCGACGGCAGCGAGCAGCGCTTTGGCACCACGGGCGAACATGCCGTGCCGAGCGGTGAGATCGACCATCTGCTGGAAACGCCCGAGGGCATCTGGCTGGGCGTGGTCGGCGGCGGGCTGCAGCTGCGCGATACACAGGGCCGGGTGTTGCGCAGTTTCGGCGGCCCCGCCGACGGTGGTGCCCTGGTTGAGACCGAACATCTGGCGCGCGCGCCGGACGGCGCGATCTGGTGGGCGGGCCCCGGCGGGCTGTACCGGCGTCCGCCGGAGGGAGGCGAGTTCGCGGCGGTGCCGGGGTCAACGCGCGCGCGCGTCTTCGGCTTTGCGTTCCAGGGCCGAGACGAACTCTGGCTGCACCATCTGACCGGCCTGGAGCGGCATCGTTGGGATGGCACTGCCCTGGAGCGCATCGAAGGAATCGGCGCCAAGGCCGGCCTGCCCGAGTTGGAATCGGGCGGCCTGTTGGTGCTGCCCGAGGGCGAGGTCTGGCTGACCACCGGTCGTGGATTGTTCCGCTACCGCCCGCCGCGCGCGGGCGAGCTGGCCGAGCTGCGCCAGTTCACCGAGCGCAACGGCTTGCCCAGCAGCGAATTCCGCACCCGGCAGGCGCCGCTGCGCACGCGCGAGGGCTACATCGCCGCGCTCACGCTGGGCGGCGTGGTGGTGTTCGACCCCGCGCGTCTGCGCGGCCCGATCAAGCCCTCACCGCTGCACTGGCATGCGGCCTCGGTGATCCGCCGCGGTCAGCGCATCGAGCTTCCGGACGGCCCGATCCAGCTGCGCCACGGCGACCGCGACCTGCGTATCGGGCTGCGGCTGCTGTCGTTCGCCGACCCCGGCACGCACGCCTACCGCTTCAAGCTTGAAGGCATCGACCCCGGCTGGATCGAGACCGGTCACGTGCCCGAGCGTGCGTATGCGCAGCTGCCGGCCGGCAGCTTCCGCCTGCACGTGAGCGCCGCGGGCGCCGACGGCCGCTGGTTGCCGGTGCAGATCCGCGACATCGAGGTTGCTTTGCCCTGGTGGTGGACGCCGGCGGCGCGGCTGGCCTACGCCCTGCTGGCGCTGCTGATCCTGATGCTGTCGGTGGCGGGCTATCGTCGCCGGCTGGCGGCACGCTACCGCCTGCGCATGGCGGAACAGGCCCAGCGTCTGGCCCAGGAGGCCTCTGAGGCCAAGGGGCGCTTTCTCGCCACGCTGGGGCATGAAGTGCGCACGCCGATGGCCGGCCTGCTTGGCATGAACGCGCTGCTGCTGGCCTCGTCGCTCAGCCCCGAGCAGCGGCGCCAGGCCGAGGCCGTGCGGCGCTCGGGCCAGATGATGCTGCGGCTGGTGAACGAAGCGCTTGATGTGGCGCGGATCGAAGCGGGTCGGCTGGAGCTGCTGCCGCAGCCGGTCGATCTGCCGGTGCTGCTGTTCGAAGTCGCTGAGCTGCAGCGTCCGCTCGCCCTGGCCAAGGATCTGGACTTCGAGTTGACGATTGAGCCCGCAGCCGCGCTGCAGGTGGAGGTTGATCCCGTGCGGCTGCAGCAGATTCTGTTGAACCTGCTGAGCAACGCCATCAAGTTCACTCGCCAAGGCAGGGTCGCGCTGACCGTTTCAGCGGCAGGCGCAGAAACTGACCCGCTCACGCGACTGCGCTTCGAAGTGCGGGACACGGGGCCAGGCCTCAGTGAGTCACAGCTGGCAGGCCTGTTCCAGCCCTTTGCTCAGGCCGACGGCGAGCGCACCGCGCGTGAGCACGGCGGCAGCGGGCTGGGGCTGTCGATCAGTCGTCAGCTCGCCGAGGCCATGGGCGGTGGCGTCAGTGCGACCAGTCAGCCGGGCGTGGGCAGCTGCTTCGCGCTGGATCTGGCGCTTCCCGTGCGCGGCCCCGCGACTGCGACCTCGGCCGCAGTGACGCCCTGCGCTGCTCCGGTGCCCCTCGCACTCACGGTCTTGCTGGTCGAGGACCATCCCGATGTCGCCGAGGCTCTCGCCGGGCTCATGCAGGCCTGGGGCTGCCGCGTCCAGCGTGCCGGGCACGCGCTGGCCGCCCTGCCGCTGCTGGAGGCGCACGCCTTCGATGTTGCCGTGCTGGATATCGACCTGCCTGGCGTGGACGGTTTCGAGCTGGCCAGCCTGCTGAAGGGACGCGTGCCGCGCCTCGTCGCGCTCACTGCCCGTGCGGATGCCGCGAGCGAAGTGCAGGCGCAACGTGCGGGCTTCGACCTGTTTCTGCGCAAGCCCGCGGAAGCCGAGGCGCTGCGCACGGCGCTGGGCGCTGGGGTCTAG
- a CDS encoding 50S ribosome-binding GTPase has protein sequence MRRHGDPLRLLLALLALVATAALLFLGLALLERSLDVWTQLQALPGWLRALLLAVLTAFAAAGAWLALRLLRGGPGRAPRAEPIDRARIEARLEALEAKGEAADFARGELAELDARRLRGVLQLALFGDISAGKSSLVRALVPEAEVAIDVRGGSTIDIRHHRAEFAGHALEIADVPGTHGAEGAALSELARAEAARAHALLYVCEGDLTRGQDADLRALARFGRPLFLLLNKSDRYMDSERAALLAHLQQRYAPLGLRVLAVSAGHRERLQRIDADGNETTLERVRTADLGELPQALRALARVEAHTLEPAREAATLAALDARMAEAEQAARSRESEAILRRYTRRALVAALATVAPGTDLIIQGGLAAAMLHELARLHGRSLRDLDVDAFLKAAGGRVRSHSAVLLAIAGNALKAFPGLGTLGGGLVHAVAYGLLFDALGRAAAEALAQGSALDRTATLDAFEQQLAAPRAEALKRLATLGMEAIRGEREVQR, from the coding sequence GTGCGCCGACACGGTGACCCCCTGCGACTGCTGCTTGCCCTGCTCGCCCTTGTGGCGACCGCGGCTCTGCTGTTCCTGGGCCTGGCCCTGCTCGAACGCAGCCTGGACGTCTGGACGCAACTGCAGGCCCTGCCCGGCTGGCTGCGCGCGCTGCTGCTCGCGGTGCTGACGGCGTTCGCGGCGGCGGGGGCGTGGCTCGCACTGCGCCTGCTGCGCGGCGGCCCGGGCCGCGCGCCGCGCGCCGAGCCCATCGACCGCGCGCGCATCGAGGCCCGCCTTGAAGCGCTGGAAGCCAAGGGTGAGGCCGCCGACTTCGCCCGCGGCGAGCTGGCCGAACTGGACGCGCGACGCCTGCGCGGGGTGCTGCAGCTGGCCCTGTTCGGCGACATCTCGGCCGGCAAGAGCAGCCTGGTGCGCGCCCTGGTACCCGAGGCCGAGGTCGCGATCGACGTGCGCGGCGGCTCGACCATCGACATCCGCCACCACCGCGCCGAGTTTGCCGGCCATGCGCTGGAAATCGCCGACGTGCCCGGCACCCATGGCGCCGAGGGCGCAGCGCTGTCGGAACTCGCGCGCGCGGAGGCCGCGCGTGCGCACGCTTTGCTGTACGTCTGCGAAGGCGACCTGACCCGCGGCCAGGACGCCGACCTGCGCGCCCTCGCGCGCTTCGGCCGGCCGCTGTTCCTGCTGCTGAACAAATCCGACCGGTACATGGACAGCGAGCGCGCCGCCCTGCTCGCCCATCTGCAGCAGCGCTATGCGCCCCTCGGCCTGCGCGTGCTGGCGGTCAGCGCCGGTCATCGCGAGCGGCTGCAGCGCATCGACGCGGACGGCAACGAAACCACCTTGGAACGCGTGCGCACCGCCGATCTCGGCGAGCTGCCGCAAGCCCTGCGCGCGCTCGCCCGCGTCGAAGCCCACACCCTGGAGCCCGCCCGCGAAGCCGCGACGCTGGCCGCGCTCGACGCGCGCATGGCCGAGGCCGAACAGGCCGCGCGCAGCCGCGAGTCGGAGGCCATCTTGCGCCGCTACACCCGCCGTGCGCTGGTCGCCGCGCTCGCCACCGTCGCCCCCGGCACCGATCTAATCATCCAGGGCGGGCTGGCGGCCGCGATGCTGCACGAGCTTGCCCGCCTGCACGGCCGCAGCCTGCGCGATCTCGATGTCGATGCGTTTCTGAAAGCCGCCGGCGGCCGCGTGCGCAGCCACAGCGCGGTGCTGCTTGCGATCGCCGGCAATGCCCTGAAGGCCTTCCCCGGCCTGGGCACCCTGGGCGGCGGCCTGGTGCATGCGGTGGCCTATGGCCTGCTGTTCGACGCGCTGGGGCGGGCTGCGGCTGAAGCCTTGGCCCAGGGCAGCGCGCTGGATCGCACAGCGACTCTGGATGCCTTCGAGCAGCAGCTGGCGGCGCCGCGCGCGGAAGCTCTGAAACGACTTGCCACACTGGGCATGGAAGCGATCCGCGGCGAACGTGAGGTGCAGCGATGA
- a CDS encoding YceI family protein — translation MRRTTNLLGTAAILALAAHSAQAERYAIDPVHSRVLIRVSHAGFAQAMATLSAPRGFIDYDAAAPGTARVEVELPLDRLDFGDADWNRRMARRDYFDSERHPTARFVSTSVHAGTDGELRVEGLLELRGERVRVTLAARINRIGRDLPYVPRHSLGASATATLDRRDFGMDRHAGAVGNAVEVWIEVEARRQRRGERDGKGGASNETGARDPSADRNPSDAEAAKPSNATRTPPQPPDTDETRDHATAQH, via the coding sequence ATGAGACGGACCACGAACCTGCTCGGCACAGCAGCGATCCTCGCGCTCGCAGCCCACAGCGCGCAGGCCGAGCGCTACGCCATAGACCCCGTGCACAGCCGCGTGCTGATCCGGGTCTCGCACGCCGGCTTTGCGCAAGCCATGGCGACGCTGTCGGCGCCGCGCGGCTTCATCGACTACGACGCTGCCGCGCCCGGCACTGCCCGGGTGGAGGTCGAACTGCCGCTGGATCGCCTCGACTTCGGCGATGCCGACTGGAACCGCCGCATGGCGAGGCGCGACTACTTCGACAGCGAGCGTCATCCCACCGCGCGCTTCGTCTCCACATCGGTGCACGCGGGCACGGACGGGGAACTTCGGGTCGAGGGTCTGCTCGAACTGCGCGGTGAGCGCGTGCGGGTCACGCTGGCCGCCCGCATCAACCGCATCGGCCGCGACCTGCCCTACGTGCCGCGGCACAGCCTCGGTGCCTCGGCCACCGCCACGCTTGACCGCCGCGACTTCGGCATGGACCGGCACGCCGGGGCGGTCGGCAACGCGGTCGAGGTGTGGATCGAGGTGGAAGCGCGCCGGCAGCGCCGCGGCGAGCGCGATGGCAAGGGCGGCGCCTCAAACGAGACCGGCGCGCGCGATCCCAGCGCAGACCGCAACCCGAGCGATGCGGAAGCGGCGAAACCGTCCAACGCCACGCGCACACCTCCACAGCCACCCGACACCGACGAGACCCGCGACCATGCCACTGCGCAGCACTGA
- a CDS encoding cytochrome b, translating into MPLRSTDITWGWGSQFFHWATALAILATAFVGLTMEDVDALWYYGLHKSLGMTVLGLVVLRMLWRLVDRRPPYPTGMPAWQRLASSGAHALIYASMLVMPLSGWLYNSAARRPLDWFGAFKIPSLTALDRETQTYSVLGFDAPGFIDTPQKLRALAGDVHETLFYAGAVLIAIHVAAALKHHFHDRDATLARMVPGLTPPAPRATPPLDPTDPKDSP; encoded by the coding sequence ATGCCACTGCGCAGCACTGACATCACCTGGGGCTGGGGCAGCCAGTTCTTCCACTGGGCCACCGCGCTCGCCATTCTCGCCACCGCCTTCGTCGGGCTCACCATGGAGGACGTGGATGCGCTCTGGTACTACGGCCTGCACAAGTCACTCGGCATGACGGTACTGGGCCTCGTGGTGCTGCGCATGCTGTGGCGGCTGGTCGATCGCCGCCCGCCCTACCCTACCGGCATGCCGGCCTGGCAGCGTCTGGCCTCCAGCGGCGCGCATGCGCTGATCTACGCCTCGATGCTGGTGATGCCGCTGTCCGGCTGGCTGTACAACTCGGCCGCGCGTCGGCCGCTGGACTGGTTCGGTGCCTTCAAGATTCCAAGTCTCACGGCACTCGACCGCGAGACCCAGACCTACAGCGTGCTCGGCTTCGATGCGCCGGGCTTCATCGACACCCCGCAGAAGCTGCGCGCGCTGGCGGGCGACGTGCACGAGACGCTGTTCTACGCCGGCGCGGTGCTGATCGCGATCCACGTGGCCGCCGCGCTCAAGCACCATTTCCACGACCGCGACGCCACGCTGGCGCGGATGGTGCCGGGGCTGACCCCGCCCGCACCTCGCGCAACCCCACCGCTTGATCCCACCGACCCCAAGGATTCGCCATGA
- a CDS encoding YceI family protein, producing MNLRRLGTRTAAVGLLAALALPAFASDWTADPAASKLAFVAEYSEGPIDGRFNRFAPSIRFDPADLASARFDVEIDLASVSTGDEEWDGYLVGEEFFNVEGFPKAHYRAERFEARDGGFVALGTLELRGVQQPVELSFTFETSGDGATLKGSAQLDRIAFGVGGGDWEDPDTIAHGVKVETELKLSR from the coding sequence ATGAACCTGCGTCGCCTCGGCACACGCACCGCCGCCGTCGGCCTGCTGGCCGCACTTGCCCTGCCTGCCTTCGCCAGCGATTGGACCGCCGACCCGGCGGCCTCGAAGCTCGCTTTCGTCGCCGAATACAGCGAAGGGCCCATCGACGGCCGCTTCAACCGCTTCGCGCCGAGCATCCGCTTCGATCCGGCCGACCTGGCCTCCGCGCGCTTCGACGTCGAGATCGATCTCGCCAGCGTCAGCACCGGCGACGAGGAGTGGGATGGCTATCTGGTGGGCGAGGAGTTCTTCAACGTCGAGGGCTTTCCGAAAGCGCACTACCGCGCCGAGCGCTTCGAAGCGCGCGACGGCGGCTTCGTCGCCCTGGGCACGCTGGAGCTGCGGGGCGTGCAGCAGCCCGTGGAGCTGAGTTTCACCTTCGAGACGAGCGGCGACGGCGCCACGCTGAAGGGCAGCGCCCAGCTCGACCGCATCGCCTTTGGCGTCGGCGGCGGTGACTGGGAAGATCCCGACACCATCGCGCATGGGGTGAAGGTCGAGACCGAGCTGAAGCTCAGCCGCTGA
- a CDS encoding GTP-binding protein, whose translation MKRLAARFRRGETSSTPAGEDPLLRAADSLRSLLDDPSIPAEIRRELAADYAEVEAMLGRLEQGQIHLAAFGRVSVGKSSLLNALAGSEAFETGVLHGTTTARGQQAWREAAAHGVQLIDTPGINELSGEAREKLAFEVARRSDLILFVVDGDLTQIELDALRLLAAQQRPLLLVLNKADRYRSDELDTLRARLLEHTRGLIQPENLLSARAQPAPERVLRVDAQGREQLDSRPRSIDVGEVRARVFAILEAEGKALAALNAALFAGELADSVGERLTRMRAELAARITRSYCLAKGMAVALNPVPVADLLAAAALDVALVVHLSKLYALPMSRAEASRLLATVVAQLAALMGAIWGVHLVASALKGMSAGLSTALTAAAQGALAWYATLLVARSAERYLAQGKSWGDKGPKRVVAEIVESLDRDSVLREAREEILRRLRKRGD comes from the coding sequence ATGAAGCGTCTTGCCGCCCGATTCCGGCGCGGCGAGACGTCATCGACGCCTGCGGGCGAGGATCCGCTGCTGCGCGCGGCCGACAGCCTCCGCAGCCTGCTTGACGACCCTTCCATTCCCGCCGAGATCCGTCGCGAACTCGCGGCCGACTATGCCGAAGTCGAAGCGATGCTCGGCCGGCTTGAGCAGGGCCAGATCCACCTCGCCGCCTTCGGCCGCGTCAGCGTCGGCAAGAGCTCGCTGCTGAACGCGCTGGCCGGCAGCGAAGCCTTCGAAACCGGCGTCCTGCACGGCACCACCACCGCGCGCGGTCAGCAGGCCTGGCGCGAGGCCGCTGCGCACGGCGTGCAGCTCATCGACACGCCCGGCATCAACGAACTCTCCGGCGAGGCGCGCGAGAAGCTGGCCTTCGAGGTCGCGCGCCGCTCCGACCTGATCCTGTTCGTGGTCGATGGCGACCTCACTCAGATCGAGCTCGACGCGCTCCGCCTGCTCGCCGCGCAGCAGCGGCCGCTGCTGCTGGTGCTGAACAAGGCCGACCGCTATCGCAGCGACGAGCTCGACACCCTGCGCGCGCGCCTGCTGGAGCACACCCGCGGCCTGATCCAGCCCGAGAACCTGCTGTCGGCGCGCGCCCAGCCTGCGCCAGAGCGCGTGCTGCGCGTCGACGCGCAGGGCCGTGAGCAGCTGGATAGCCGGCCGCGCAGCATCGATGTCGGTGAGGTCCGCGCCCGCGTCTTCGCCATCCTCGAAGCCGAGGGCAAGGCCTTGGCTGCGCTCAACGCCGCACTCTTCGCGGGCGAGCTCGCGGACAGCGTGGGGGAGCGCCTGACCCGCATGCGCGCCGAGCTGGCCGCGCGCATCACCCGCAGCTATTGCCTGGCCAAGGGCATGGCGGTGGCGCTGAATCCGGTGCCGGTCGCCGATCTGCTCGCCGCTGCCGCACTCGACGTCGCGCTCGTCGTGCACCTGTCGAAGCTCTATGCGCTGCCGATGAGCCGCGCCGAAGCCAGCCGTCTGCTGGCCACGGTGGTCGCCCAGCTGGCAGCGCTGATGGGCGCGATCTGGGGCGTGCACCTGGTGGCCTCGGCACTGAAGGGCATGAGCGCGGGCCTGTCCACTGCCCTCACCGCGGCCGCCCAAGGCGCGCTGGCCTGGTACGCCACCCTGCTGGTCGCGCGCTCGGCCGAGCGCTATCTGGCGCAGGGCAAGAGCTGGGGCGACAAGGGGCCGAAGCGCGTGGTCGCCGAGATCGTGGAAAGCCTGGATCGCGACTCGGTGCTACGCGAAGCGCGCGAGGAGATCCTGCGCCGCTTGCGCAAGCGCGGGGACTAA